In Tubulanus polymorphus chromosome 2, tnTubPoly1.2, whole genome shotgun sequence, a single window of DNA contains:
- the LOC141899334 gene encoding zinc metalloproteinase nas-6-like, giving the protein MMANLAWIILFAAAAAALKTKETRSAKEAEIQAKLVQDRAKEPQVYSGKYQGDIDVSQMKIDVEAGSFRNGIKYKQMRWPNGIVPYRLHGYGPEHEQIITTAFADLERQVNALGYCISLTPQRDEANYVLIMPGNGCFSPVGMVGGQQMASLGWTCLQNGIVQHEMLHTFGFWHEMSRPDRDQYIDVHWENMDPRAASNFRIETQNMDLLGTRYDYASIMHYGATAASMNGYPTMVPRDPNAKIGLLDLSPTDIQRVRTLYDCQPYTGDSSAVCVDRSPHCKDWADIGGCEQNPSYMLESCQKACGVC; this is encoded by the exons ATGATGGCGAACCTCGCGTGGATAATCCTTTTCGCCGCCGCTGCGGCTGCATTAAAG ACAAAAGAAACTAGAAGTGCCAAAGAGGCAG aaattcaaGCGAAGTTAGTGCAGGATAGAGCCAAGGAGCCACAAGTATATTCCG GAAAATACCAGGGAGATATCGACGTATCTCAAATGAAGATCGACGTTGAGGCCGGATCT TTTCGAAACGGTATCAAGTACAAGCAGATGAGGTGGCCAAACGGCATTGTTCCGTACAGACTACATGGATACG GTCCGGAACATGAACAAATAATTACGACAGCCTTTGCCGATCTCGAACGTCAGGTGAATGCGTTGGGATACTGTATTTCTCTCACGCCTCAACGGGACGAAGCCAATTACGTCCTCATAATGCCGGGAAATGG ATGTTTTTCACCGGTCGGAATGGTAGGTGGTCAACAAATGGCATCGTTAGGATGGACCTGTCTGCAGAACGGAATCGTGCAACACGAGATGCTCCATACATTCGGGTTCTGGCACGAAATGAGTCGACCCGATCGTGATCAGTACATCGACGTCCACTGGGAAAACATGGACCCTA GAGCGGCTAGCAACTTTAGAATTGAGACCCAGAACATGGACCTGCTGGGAACCCGGTACGATTACGCCAGTATTATGCACTACGGCGCTACGGCAGCGAGCATGAACGGCTACCCGACGATGGTACCCAGGGACCCGAACGCCAAGATCGGATTGTTAGACCTCAGTCCTACAGACATTCAAAGAGTGAGAACGTTGTACGATTGTCAGCCTTATACCGGTGACAGCTCAG cCGTATGCGTTGACAGATCACCGCACTGCAAAGATTGGGCGGATATAGGCGGATGCGAGCAAAATCCTTCTTATATGTTAGAAAGTTGCCAAAAGGCGTGTGGAGTTTGctag
- the LOC141900112 gene encoding cytochrome b-c1 complex subunit 9-like: MSFIQNIYKAVFRRSSTLALSVVAGVFLFERGVDVGGDYIWNSINRGKLWEHIKDNYAKKEEDDDE; encoded by the exons aTGAGTTTCATCCAGAACATCTACAAAGCCGTCTTCAGGCGATCGTCGACGCTTGCTCTGAGTGTGGTAGCGGGTGTATTTTTATTCGAGAGAGGTGTAGACGTGGGCGGTGACTATATTTGGAACTCGATAAACCGAGGA aaacTGTGGGAGCACATAAAAGATAACTACGCTAAGAAGGAAGAAGACGATGACGAATAA
- the LOC141900363 gene encoding zinc finger matrin-type protein 5-like: MGKRYYCEVCDKHFADNVTNRRNHLKGLAHQRNRKAHYDACRDAATILAEEAKKNPCRKFASGQCIFGASCRFSHMTYAYRIALEKQAEADWFAKRRKMEEAAKNESPKFESWLEKFESKSSGSDEKESDSDSLHIPEFSLPEFLHGIPDLPPSLIPPTKEDILTAPFSEWG, encoded by the exons ATGGGGAAACGATATTACTGTGAAGTatgtgataagcattttgccGACAATGTCACAAATCGAAGAAACCATTTGAAAGGACTTGCCCATCAAAGAAATCGCAAGGCCCACTATGACGCTTGCAGAG aTGCAGCTACAATTTTAGCCGAAGAAGCGAAAAAAAATCCATGCAGAAAATTTGCTTCAG GGCAGTGTATATTTGGAGCATCTTGTCGTTTTTCTCATATGACGTATGCGTATAGAATCGCTCTAGAAAAACAAG CGGAGGCTGACTGGTTCGCCAAAAGGAGAAAAATGGAAGAAGCGGCCAAAAACGAATCGCCGAAATTCGAAAGCTGGTTGGAAAAATTCGAATCGAAGTCGTCTGGCAGCGACGAAAAAGAATCTGACTCCGACTCGCTTCATATACCGGAGTTTTCGTTGCCCGAATTCTTACACGGAATACCAGATTTGCCGCCGTCGTTGATCCCACCCACTAAAGAGGATATCCTTACCGCGCCGTTTTCCGAATGGGGTTAA
- the LOC141900316 gene encoding uncharacterized protein LOC141900316 gives MANYFASYGYGNPIPAYTKNGYAGGLPLAGFQGFTPVQYVQQDEIAQTPRVDYSVRNVIQPVPAPAENDDEVHYYYGPDGRRLPGPPAGHGCRQCDVALHHFVREPEPPPLPNFFVIMGLMEFGRITMIDQNRTTPGVTHIPSQVVDEIARVYSHVESSQVQITCDQGRYLVQTSYHPGPGFVRQQQLQSGQNVPPPPPPPPRQDFPVRVEDSYIMQKFFDTYLNEPVLKKQRESRNQGMTPRSKRGSQTYR, from the coding sequence ATGGCGAATTACTTTGCGTCGTACGGTTACGGAAATCCGATTCCCGCGTACACTAAAAACGGTTACGCCGGCGGACTACCTCTAGCTGGATTTCAGGGATTCACCCCCGTGCAATACGTCCAACAGGACGAAATAGCTCAAACACCGAGAGTCGATTATTCCGTGCGCAACGTCATTCAACCAGTTCCGGCACCAGCCGAAAACGACGATGAAGTACATTATTATTACGGACCAGATGGACGCCGTCTGCCCGGTCCACCGGCTGGGCATGGTTGTCGTCAGTGTGACGTGGCACTTCATCATTTCGTGCGGGAACCCgagccgccgccgctgccgaACTTTTTCGTCATCATGGGATTGATGGAATTCGGACGGATAACGATGATCGACCAGAATCGTACAACGCCCGGAGTGACGCACATTCCGTCGCAGGTGGTCGACGAAATCGCCAGAGTTTACAGCCACGTCGAAAGCTCTCAAGTTCAGATCACCTGCGATCAGGGCCGATACTTGGTGCAGACGAGTTATCATCCGGGACCCGGTTTCGTGCGTCAACAGCAGTTACAGTCCGGACAGAACGTGCCACCGCCCCCGCCGCCTCCCCCTAGACAAGACTTCCCTGTTAGAGTTGAGGATAGTTACATCATGCAGAAGTTTTTCGACACTTATTTGAACGAACCGGTGTTAAAAAAGCAACGCGAATCGCGGAATCAAGGAATGACTCCCCGTTCTAAACGCGGATCTCAAACGTACCGATGA
- the LOC141900265 gene encoding uncharacterized protein LOC141900265: protein MAYYVYHFQMIIWLSILFLPDFSSADLSCSLTSNHMCDGWSLEPKRLWQIQGTFIAAHPANIMHLDVPFSPDVQSANISSPWLNVDRLSVQIRCISLRYSFNIPVKRNIHFEVVVENRNRSLIFNRMMKVVRGHGSFASSRWISEDFPLRFQPNSGHGTELRVKIVVQWKATDYIGGSQVRFANILISQGSCPTQTTEPALTTSSVIQRKCQYQLQSSFACRRGGCVAVWQICDGKIDCPDGSDEENTNCRKTTTIAKPSHRDTGTPIASTVTENAIIAVSVATIMILVCVGPITLCKLLGRFCHSVEDKLARMFDACRRCRIRGNAYNVRQSARSAGVEHSDSEGEETNQTPRSTRSAADTRQAAGVHNQRQANSRVESTVQAANGNTIIETPPPSYEQVRFFNTSPPPSYDEVWR from the exons ATGGCTTATTACGTCTACCATTTCCAAATGATCATTTGGCTATCAATCTTGTTTCTACCAGATTTTTCCTCCGCCG ATTTATCATGTAGCCTGACTTCAAATCATATGTGTGATGGCTGGTCCTTAGAACCCAAACGACTCTGGCAAATACAG GGAACTTTCATCGCCGCCCATCCAGCAAACATAATGCATTTAGATGTCCCGTTTTCGCCAGATGTCCAGTCAGCGAATATCAGCTCACCGTGGTTAAACGTCGATAGACTCTCCGTGCAGATTCGCTGCATTTCGTTGCGTTACAGTTTCAACATCCCCGTGAAGAGAAACATTCATTTCGAAGTCGTCGTAGAGAACAGAAACCGATCTTTGATATTCAATCGAATGATGAAAGTTGTACGAGGCCATGGTTCATTTGCTTCTTCCCGCTGGATCAGCGAAGATTTCCCGTTGCGCTTTCAGCCCAACTCCGGCCATGGTACCGAACTCCGT GTGAAAATAGTTGTGCAATGGAAGGCGACAGATTATATTGGCGGAAGCCAGGTTCGATTTGCAAATATTCTCATATCGCAAGGTTCATGTCCGACTCAGACGACTGAACCAGCACTGACAACATCAA GCGTAATCCAACGCAAATGCCAATACCAGCTACAGTCGAGTTTTGCCTGTCGACGCGGTGGCTGCGTGGCCGTTTGGCAAATTTGTGATGGTAAAATAGACTGCCCGGATGGTTCCGATGAAGAAAACACGAACTGTAGAAAAACAACCACCATAGCTAAGCCTTCGCATCGTGACACAGGCACGCCGATTGCGAGCACTGTCACTGAAAACG CCATCATTGCCGTGAGTGTGGCTACAATTATGATTCTAGTCTGCGTCGGGCCGATTACCTTATGTAAATTACTCGGTAGATTTTGCCATTCGGTGGAGGATAAGTTGGCAAGGATGTTCGACGCGTGTCGCAGATGTAGAATTAGAGGGAACGCGTATAACGTTCGCCAGTCGGCAAGGTCGGCTGGTGTGGAACATTCAGACTCCGAGGGCGAAGAAACGAACCAGACACCAAGGTCAACACGATCAGCTGCGGACACCCGACAGGCCGCAGGCGTCCATAACCAAAGACAAGCTAATTCAAGGGTCGAATCAACGGTCCAGGCGGCCAACGGTAATACGATTATCGAAACACCTCCGCCATCTTATGAGCAAGTACGGTTTTTCAACACGAGTCCGCCGCCGTCTTATGACGAGGTATGGCGTTAA